The Altererythrobacter sp. ZODW24 genome window below encodes:
- a CDS encoding M23 family metallopeptidase encodes MIRFASLMCVSGPLLLLAGSCVGDPSRQVDKAADVAVVQPLPSPATASVPAPAPTPQPAPVPIRIVEAAGPTTFVYVGQLTQGGWIRGQAPGRTVSATLNGQKLDLDQEGRFFAAFDRDAGTSATLSAQLRDGRVVESPLIVSNRRWNIERVNLARNRSGASEAFMRRRRPELAQINAARKVDADSSGWSQDFIWPVTGRISGRFGSQRIYAGVPGSYHSGIDIATGRSGTPYVAPADGVVTLATPTPFSLEGYLLIIDHGQGLNSAFLHNSKIVVKQGDEVKKGQYIGNIGSTGSATGPHLHWSLKWRDKRLDPLLFTGPMN; translated from the coding sequence ATGATCCGTTTTGCCTCCTTGATGTGTGTCAGCGGCCCTTTGCTGCTGCTCGCGGGCAGCTGTGTCGGCGATCCGTCGCGTCAGGTCGATAAAGCAGCGGACGTTGCCGTCGTTCAACCGCTCCCAAGCCCTGCAACTGCATCTGTACCCGCACCGGCGCCGACGCCGCAGCCTGCGCCGGTCCCCATCCGAATTGTCGAAGCTGCGGGTCCAACGACATTTGTTTATGTCGGCCAATTGACGCAGGGCGGCTGGATACGCGGACAGGCACCAGGGCGCACAGTTTCGGCAACGCTCAATGGCCAAAAGCTGGATTTGGACCAGGAAGGCCGGTTTTTTGCAGCATTTGACCGCGACGCAGGAACAAGTGCGACGCTGAGCGCGCAGCTGCGCGATGGAAGAGTCGTCGAAAGTCCGTTGATTGTCTCTAACCGCAGATGGAACATCGAACGCGTCAATCTGGCCCGCAATCGCAGTGGCGCGAGCGAGGCGTTCATGCGCCGCCGCCGTCCCGAACTCGCGCAGATTAACGCAGCTCGCAAGGTCGACGCCGACAGTTCCGGCTGGAGTCAGGATTTCATCTGGCCGGTGACCGGTCGCATCTCGGGCCGTTTCGGCAGCCAGCGCATCTATGCGGGTGTGCCCGGCAGCTATCACTCGGGCATCGACATTGCGACCGGCCGTAGCGGTACGCCTTATGTCGCGCCTGCTGATGGGGTGGTGACACTCGCCACGCCAACACCATTTTCGCTCGAAGGCTATCTGCTGATCATCGATCACGGACAGGGGCTCAACAGCGCCTTCCTGCACAATTCGAAGATCGTGGTGAAGCAGGGTGATGAGGTGAAGAAGGGCCAGTATATCGGTAATATCGGTTCAACCGGTAGTGCCACGGGGCCGCATCTACATTGGAGCCTCAAGTGGCGCGACAAGCGGCTTGATCCGCTGCTGTTCACCGGCCCGATGAACTGA
- the sufC gene encoding Fe-S cluster assembly ATPase SufC encodes MLKIENLTATVADKTILDGLTLEVNAGEVHAIMGPNGAGKSTLAYVLGGRPGYEVTGGSVEFMGKDLLDLEPHERAALGFFLGFQYPVEIPGVSNVQFLREALNSQRKARGEEPLSGGDFLKLAREKAGLLKMDMEMLKRQVNVGFSGGEKKRAEMVQMGILDPKFAVLDETDSGLDIDALRIVGDGINTIMRGPDKAALLITHYQRLLEVVKPDYVHVLARGKIVKTGGPELALRLEEEGYEVVAA; translated from the coding sequence ATGCTTAAAATTGAAAACCTCACCGCCACCGTTGCGGATAAGACTATTCTCGATGGCCTCACGCTCGAAGTGAATGCGGGCGAAGTGCACGCGATTATGGGTCCCAACGGCGCGGGTAAGTCCACGCTGGCATACGTGCTGGGCGGGCGTCCGGGCTATGAGGTTACCGGTGGATCGGTCGAGTTCATGGGCAAGGATTTGCTCGATTTGGAACCGCATGAGCGCGCTGCGCTCGGCTTCTTCCTGGGCTTCCAATATCCGGTTGAAATTCCCGGTGTGTCGAACGTCCAGTTCCTGCGCGAGGCGCTCAATTCGCAGCGCAAGGCGCGCGGCGAAGAACCGCTTTCGGGCGGCGACTTCCTGAAGCTGGCGCGCGAGAAGGCGGGCCTGCTGAAAATGGACATGGAAATGCTCAAACGGCAGGTCAATGTCGGTTTCTCCGGCGGCGAGAAGAAGCGCGCCGAGATGGTTCAGATGGGCATTCTCGATCCGAAATTTGCAGTGCTTGATGAAACCGATAGCGGGCTCGATATCGATGCTCTGCGGATTGTCGGTGACGGTATCAACACGATCATGCGCGGCCCTGATAAGGCGGCGCTGCTGATCACGCACTATCAGCGCCTGCTCGAAGTGGTGAAGCCCGATTACGTCCACGTTCTCGCGCGCGGCAAGATCGTAAAGACCGGCGGCCCTGAACTGGCTCTGCGTCTTGAAGAAGAAGGCTATGAGGTGGTTGCAGCGTGA
- the xseA gene encoding exodeoxyribonuclease VII large subunit translates to MFMPASNSDDDNVGGLVAKGKPGDNAEPLSISEISGMLKRTVEDRFGFVRLRGELSGVKRAASGHLYCSLKDEKARIDGVMWKGNAARLGFMPEDGVEVIASGKLTTYAGRSSYQIVIDRLEIAGEGALLALLEKNKARFEAEGLFAPERKRALPYLPKVIGVVTSPTGAVIRDILHRLADRFPSHVLVWPVLVQGQGSAEQVARAVRGFSSIPEGGDVPRPDLVIVARGGGSIEDLWGFNEEVVVRAIAESSIPIVSAVGHETDTTLADYAADKRAPTPTAAAELAVPVRRDLAAMLDEMGLRQRRSVVRPVTLGRERLEARIGRMPKPEALLQPQAQKLDDLSERLRRGLSDRAAQARGALMSDKARLSAPLLASRVERARDRLASARLLPALVQRPIADYRIKLASLGRLAEQLHPDGPLQRGYVRVMAAGGQTLTDKKQAAKEAALTLKFRDGMLDVAPADSPQPVKAKPRPKKPRPEPVQGAQDDLFG, encoded by the coding sequence ATGTTCATGCCCGCTTCCAATTCCGATGACGACAATGTTGGCGGCTTGGTAGCCAAGGGTAAGCCCGGCGACAACGCCGAGCCGCTGTCGATTAGTGAAATTTCGGGGATGCTTAAGCGGACGGTCGAGGACCGCTTCGGTTTTGTTCGCCTGCGCGGCGAGCTTTCGGGCGTCAAACGCGCAGCATCGGGTCACCTCTATTGTTCGCTCAAGGATGAAAAGGCGCGCATCGACGGCGTGATGTGGAAGGGTAATGCCGCGCGGCTGGGCTTTATGCCCGAAGACGGCGTGGAGGTGATCGCCAGCGGCAAGCTGACGACCTATGCGGGCCGTTCCAGCTATCAGATCGTGATCGATCGGTTGGAGATAGCGGGCGAGGGCGCGCTGCTGGCGCTGCTGGAAAAGAACAAGGCTCGCTTCGAGGCGGAAGGGCTGTTTGCGCCCGAACGCAAACGTGCGCTGCCCTATCTGCCCAAGGTGATCGGTGTGGTCACATCGCCCACAGGCGCGGTGATTCGCGATATATTGCACCGGCTGGCGGATCGTTTTCCGAGTCATGTGCTCGTATGGCCGGTGCTGGTGCAAGGGCAGGGTTCCGCCGAACAAGTGGCCCGGGCTGTGCGCGGCTTTTCCTCTATTCCCGAGGGCGGCGATGTACCGCGTCCCGACCTTGTGATTGTGGCACGCGGTGGCGGCTCAATTGAGGATCTGTGGGGCTTCAATGAAGAAGTCGTCGTCCGCGCGATTGCCGAAAGTTCCATCCCGATTGTCTCGGCGGTGGGGCATGAAACCGACACTACGCTGGCTGACTACGCCGCCGACAAGCGCGCACCGACGCCTACAGCCGCCGCTGAATTGGCAGTCCCCGTGCGCCGCGATCTGGCTGCGATGCTGGACGAAATGGGCCTGCGCCAGCGCCGCAGTGTTGTGCGGCCCGTCACGCTGGGCCGCGAAAGGCTTGAGGCGCGCATTGGCCGGATGCCGAAACCAGAAGCGCTGCTGCAACCCCAAGCGCAAAAGCTTGATGACCTGTCCGAACGCTTGCGGCGCGGGCTGTCTGACCGGGCGGCTCAGGCGCGCGGGGCATTGATGTCGGACAAGGCGCGGTTATCTGCGCCTCTGCTCGCCTCGCGTGTCGAAAGGGCCCGTGACAGGTTGGCTTCAGCGCGCTTGCTGCCCGCTCTCGTCCAGCGGCCGATTGCAGATTATCGGATCAAGCTGGCCTCGCTCGGGCGGCTGGCTGAGCAGCTCCATCCTGATGGCCCGCTGCAACGCGGCTATGTGCGCGTGATGGCTGCAGGCGGGCAAACGCTGACTGACAAGAAGCAAGCCGCCAAGGAAGCGGCGCTGACGCTGAAATTCCGCGACGGCATGCTTGATGTGGCCCCAGCGGACTCGCCTCAGCCTGTAAAAGCCAAGCCTCGGCCGAAGAAACCGCGTCCAGAGCCGGTACAGGGTGCGCAAGACGATTTATTCGGCTGA
- a CDS encoding iron-sulfur cluster assembly accessory protein, producing the protein MTEVKTPPKKRALPAAVQLTPAAEQRVTDLMSKAPADAIGVKLSTPRRGCSGLAYSVDYVTEEEKFDEKIETPGGVFYIDGASVLYLVGSIMDWVEDDFTAGFTFENPNAKGACGCGESFMV; encoded by the coding sequence ATGACCGAAGTAAAAACTCCGCCCAAAAAAAGAGCGCTTCCCGCTGCAGTGCAGCTAACACCTGCCGCTGAGCAGCGCGTGACCGATCTGATGTCCAAGGCGCCTGCAGATGCGATTGGCGTAAAGCTGTCGACCCCGCGCCGCGGTTGCTCTGGCCTCGCCTATTCGGTCGATTACGTCACCGAAGAGGAGAAATTCGACGAGAAGATCGAAACGCCCGGCGGTGTGTTCTACATCGACGGCGCGAGCGTGCTCTATCTGGTCGGCTCAATCATGGATTGGGTCGAGGATGACTTCACCGCCGGTTTCACATTCGAAAACCCCAATGCCAAAGGTGCCTGCGGCTGCGGCGAGAGCTTTATGGTCTAA
- a CDS encoding SUF system Fe-S cluster assembly protein, giving the protein MNDQGKIAVEEVDKVATPPRARVEDETPSESMGAKLARKRDYLEGFLAKKPEASPMGEAGSELQQAVIDALKEIYDPEIPVNIYDLGLIYGVEVSPDADVIVNMTLTTPNCPVAESMPGEVELRAGSVPGVRDAEVILVWDPPWDPAKMSDEARLELGML; this is encoded by the coding sequence ATGAACGATCAGGGTAAGATCGCAGTCGAGGAAGTGGACAAGGTTGCAACGCCGCCCCGCGCCCGTGTCGAGGACGAGACGCCGTCTGAATCGATGGGGGCAAAGCTCGCACGTAAGCGCGACTACCTTGAGGGTTTCCTCGCGAAGAAGCCCGAAGCCTCGCCGATGGGCGAAGCGGGCAGCGAGTTGCAGCAAGCCGTGATCGACGCGCTCAAGGAAATTTATGATCCGGAAATTCCGGTGAATATTTATGACCTCGGCCTGATCTATGGTGTCGAAGTTTCACCTGACGCTGATGTGATCGTGAATATGACGCTCACCACGCCGAACTGCCCGGTTGCCGAAAGTATGCCGGGTGAAGTCGAGCTGCGCGCAGGGTCCGTGCCGGGCGTGCGCGATGCGGAAGTAATTCTGGTGTGGGACCCGCCCTGGGACCCCGCCAAAATGAGCGACGAGGCGCGGCTGGAACTCGGAATGCTATGA
- a CDS encoding cysteine desulfurase, with the protein MSETATLTRKAGLRLEFPGMVTPGGKPWHYLDTAATAQKPQAVIDAMTNALGRDYATVHRGVYARSANMTQAYEAARQRVADFMGAKDANEIVFVRGATEGINLVAQSWGGANLKAGDRIMLSQLEHHSNIVPWQMIAEQTGAQIDVCPITEDGLIDLDAMEQMLTASHKIVALAHVSNVLGSILGAKRAAKLAHNVGAKLLLDGCQAAPRMRLNMQELDCDFYVMSGHKLYGPTGIGVLWAREELLETMPPYQGGGAMIDKVTFAKTTYAPAPQRFEAGTPMITEVIALHAAVDYVDALDPEKLFAHESGLAATLRSELRKINSIRLFGPEKSAGIVSFEMEGVHPHDLGTILDEENVAIRAGHHCAQPLMELLGVPATARASFGLYSDESDIEALLRGIERTKRIFG; encoded by the coding sequence ATGAGCGAGACGGCAACTCTAACGCGCAAAGCCGGCTTGCGCCTTGAATTTCCGGGCATGGTCACGCCGGGCGGCAAGCCTTGGCACTATCTCGATACCGCCGCGACTGCGCAAAAGCCGCAAGCGGTGATCGACGCGATGACGAACGCCTTGGGCCGTGACTACGCGACTGTGCATCGCGGCGTGTACGCGCGTTCGGCCAATATGACGCAGGCCTATGAGGCTGCGCGGCAGCGTGTCGCGGACTTCATGGGCGCGAAGGACGCAAACGAGATCGTCTTCGTGCGCGGCGCGACCGAGGGCATCAATCTGGTCGCACAAAGTTGGGGCGGAGCGAATTTGAAGGCGGGCGACCGCATTATGCTCAGCCAGTTGGAGCATCACAGCAATATCGTCCCATGGCAGATGATTGCCGAGCAGACCGGCGCACAGATCGACGTATGTCCGATTACCGAAGACGGTTTGATCGACTTGGACGCGATGGAGCAGATGCTTACCGCTAGCCACAAGATCGTAGCGCTGGCGCATGTATCGAACGTTCTCGGCTCAATCCTGGGTGCAAAACGCGCTGCGAAATTGGCGCATAATGTCGGCGCAAAGCTGCTGCTCGATGGCTGTCAGGCCGCACCGCGCATGCGGCTGAATATGCAGGAGCTGGACTGCGATTTTTACGTCATGTCCGGCCACAAGCTCTACGGGCCAACCGGTATTGGCGTGCTGTGGGCGCGCGAAGAATTGCTCGAAACCATGCCTCCCTATCAGGGCGGCGGTGCGATGATCGACAAGGTCACTTTCGCAAAAACAACCTACGCCCCGGCGCCGCAGCGCTTTGAGGCGGGCACTCCGATGATCACCGAAGTGATCGCGCTCCACGCTGCCGTAGATTATGTTGATGCGCTGGATCCGGAAAAGCTCTTCGCTCATGAAAGTGGGCTGGCGGCGACGCTTCGCAGTGAATTACGCAAGATTAATTCCATCCGCTTGTTCGGTCCGGAAAAGTCGGCCGGAATTGTGTCGTTTGAGATGGAGGGGGTTCATCCTCACGATCTTGGCACCATATTGGACGAAGAGAATGTCGCGATCCGTGCCGGGCATCACTGCGCCCAGCCGCTGATGGAATTGCTCGGTGTACCCGCCACGGCGCGGGCGAGTTTCGGATTATATAGCGATGAAAGCGATATCGAAGCGCTGCTGCGCGGTATCGAACGAACCAAGAGGATTTTCGGATGA
- a CDS encoding EI24 domain-containing protein: MGRILTAFSLAAGQLADRLILAVLGKTIAVTLGIFVLLGWAGSYALDYFLGEFAVFFGFDGAMLLTIVLTMIAAWVLFRVVALAVLQFFADDIVMAVEAKHYPDALLSARKMPFAEELSNSLKSTLRVVLVNLAVLPFAIFLLVTGIGAPLLFWAVNAFLLGRELQDMVWLRQRTDAAEAPPLSGPARFMLGGVVAALFLVPFINLLAPVLGAASATHLVHRKRNTANAR; the protein is encoded by the coding sequence ATGGGCCGAATTCTCACCGCATTTTCACTTGCCGCCGGTCAACTGGCAGACCGCCTGATATTGGCGGTATTGGGCAAGACGATTGCCGTTACGCTGGGCATCTTCGTGCTGCTTGGCTGGGCAGGCTCTTACGCGCTCGATTATTTTCTCGGTGAGTTTGCGGTATTCTTTGGGTTCGATGGGGCCATGCTGCTGACCATAGTTCTCACCATGATTGCCGCATGGGTGCTGTTCCGCGTCGTGGCTCTGGCGGTGCTGCAATTCTTTGCCGACGACATCGTGATGGCGGTTGAAGCAAAGCACTACCCCGATGCTTTGCTGAGCGCCCGAAAGATGCCCTTCGCCGAAGAGCTTTCGAACAGTTTGAAGTCGACCTTGCGCGTGGTGCTGGTGAACCTCGCGGTCCTGCCATTCGCCATTTTTCTACTCGTGACTGGAATCGGCGCGCCTCTGCTGTTCTGGGCTGTCAACGCGTTCTTGCTCGGCCGCGAGTTGCAAGACATGGTCTGGCTGAGACAGCGTACAGACGCCGCCGAAGCGCCGCCGCTTTCCGGCCCGGCCCGGTTCATGCTGGGCGGCGTAGTAGCGGCGCTTTTTCTGGTGCCCTTCATAAATCTTCTTGCGCCGGTCCTCGGGGCCGCTAGCGCAACCCATCTAGTTCACAGGAAGCGGAACACCGCCAATGCACGTTAA
- a CDS encoding DUF2093 domain-containing protein, translated as MLMSSSDKPAVLQYGPNGFRVIKPGKYVECAVSGEPVPLEELRYWDVERQEAYCSCEHATRRLTGEA; from the coding sequence ATGTTGATGTCTTCCAGTGATAAACCCGCCGTTCTGCAATATGGGCCCAATGGCTTCCGCGTGATCAAGCCCGGCAAATATGTCGAATGCGCTGTCAGCGGCGAACCCGTGCCGCTCGAAGAACTGCGCTATTGGGATGTCGAGCGGCAGGAAGCCTATTGCTCTTGTGAGCACGCCACGCGCCGCCTGACCGGAGAAGCATGA
- a CDS encoding adenosine kinase: protein MTDPKFDVIAIGNAIVDVMAPCENALIEELGMARGGMSLVDTDGANRLYDAMGPAKEISGGSAANTLAGLAALGAKCAFIGQVARDQLGDVFSHDIRAAGIDFVTPSREGEPPTGRCLIFVTPDGERTMNTFLGASQFLPPAALDEAAIADAAVLYLEGYLWDPEEPRRAMRKAIGVARDAGRKVAFTASESFVIDRHGDDFRELIADGLIDILFVNEHELASLTGESDFDAGLAQLDGKVPVIVATRSAAGAVAVSNGTRAEVAAEPIDKVIDTTGAGDLFAAGFLSGHVKGESLEDCLTRGAICAAEVIVHYGARPEADLKALVAQRLG, encoded by the coding sequence ATGACCGACCCGAAATTTGATGTGATCGCAATCGGCAATGCCATTGTCGACGTGATGGCCCCTTGCGAAAATGCCTTGATCGAAGAACTCGGAATGGCGCGAGGCGGCATGAGCCTAGTCGATACGGACGGCGCCAATCGCCTGTATGATGCCATGGGCCCGGCGAAGGAAATTTCAGGCGGCTCTGCGGCCAACACGCTTGCTGGCCTAGCCGCTCTGGGCGCGAAATGCGCCTTTATCGGGCAGGTTGCGCGGGATCAGCTAGGCGATGTTTTCAGCCACGATATCCGCGCTGCTGGGATCGACTTCGTCACGCCCTCACGCGAAGGCGAACCACCCACAGGTCGCTGCCTGATCTTCGTAACGCCCGATGGCGAGCGGACGATGAACACCTTCCTCGGCGCGAGCCAGTTCCTGCCGCCTGCCGCGCTGGACGAAGCCGCAATCGCCGATGCCGCCGTGCTTTATCTCGAAGGCTATCTGTGGGACCCCGAAGAACCGCGCCGCGCGATGCGCAAGGCCATCGGTGTTGCCCGCGATGCTGGCCGCAAGGTTGCCTTCACTGCATCGGAAAGCTTTGTAATCGACCGCCACGGCGACGATTTCCGTGAGCTTATCGCTGATGGCCTCATCGACATTCTATTCGTCAACGAACACGAGCTTGCCTCGCTAACCGGCGAGAGTGATTTCGATGCAGGCCTGGCGCAGCTTGATGGCAAAGTACCGGTGATCGTCGCGACCCGCAGCGCCGCCGGCGCAGTGGCCGTTTCAAACGGAACGCGCGCCGAAGTGGCTGCAGAACCAATCGACAAGGTCATCGACACGACCGGCGCAGGCGACCTGTTCGCGGCAGGCTTCCTGTCAGGCCATGTGAAGGGCGAAAGCCTTGAAGACTGCCTGACGCGCGGCGCCATTTGCGCTGCCGAAGTCATTGTGCATTACGGCGCGCGTCCCGAGGCTGACTTGAAAGCGCTGGTAGCGCAGCGGCTGGGTTAG
- the purD gene encoding phosphoribosylamine--glycine ligase, giving the protein MNILLLGSGGREHALAWKLAQSSLLSGDTDTLYAAPGNPGIADHAELVSLDAGDHAAVAAFCAEKPIGLVVVGPEAPLVDGLGDALRAASIPVFGPNKAAAQLEGSKGFTKDLCQRASIPTAGYIRTTSYDQAVEALADFDPPYVLKADGLAAGKGVLIPETRDEAVAALEDMFGGQFGEASAEVVIEEFMQGEEASFFALTDGTAIMPFGSAQDHKRVGEGDTGPNTGGMGAYSPAPVLTPELEAAVMQRIIEPTVKTLAAEGMPYSGVLFAGLMLTDEGPKLIEYNARFGDPECQVLMTRLTSDLGEMMLACANGTLAQSAAAEFADETALTVVMAAEGYPATPKKGGHIDLGSAEADGAKVFHAGTKLADGQLTSSGGRVLNVTAKGRNVTEAKTAAYKAVDAINFSDGFCRRDIGWREVVREGS; this is encoded by the coding sequence ATGAACATCCTTTTGCTGGGCTCGGGCGGGCGCGAACATGCGCTAGCGTGGAAGCTGGCGCAATCCTCTCTGCTGTCGGGTGATACGGATACACTCTACGCCGCGCCGGGCAACCCGGGGATCGCGGATCATGCCGAGCTGGTTTCGCTGGACGCGGGCGATCACGCGGCAGTGGCCGCATTTTGTGCCGAGAAACCTATCGGATTGGTCGTCGTGGGCCCCGAAGCACCATTGGTGGACGGCCTAGGCGATGCTTTGCGCGCGGCCAGTATTCCTGTCTTCGGACCCAACAAAGCCGCCGCGCAGCTCGAAGGCAGCAAAGGCTTCACCAAAGACCTCTGTCAGCGCGCGAGCATTCCCACCGCAGGTTACATCCGCACCACATCCTATGACCAAGCCGTCGAAGCACTGGCCGATTTCGACCCTCCCTATGTCCTCAAGGCTGACGGGCTGGCAGCAGGCAAAGGTGTGCTGATCCCCGAAACCCGCGACGAAGCCGTCGCGGCGCTTGAGGATATGTTCGGGGGGCAATTCGGCGAAGCGAGCGCGGAAGTAGTCATCGAAGAGTTCATGCAGGGCGAGGAAGCGAGCTTCTTCGCCCTTACCGATGGCACCGCAATCATGCCCTTCGGCAGCGCCCAGGACCACAAGCGCGTGGGCGAGGGCGACACTGGCCCCAACACCGGCGGCATGGGCGCATATAGCCCGGCGCCAGTCCTGACGCCGGAACTCGAAGCAGCTGTCATGCAGCGCATCATTGAGCCGACAGTCAAGACCCTCGCAGCAGAAGGAATGCCCTATTCAGGCGTGTTGTTCGCAGGGCTGATGCTGACGGACGAAGGCCCCAAGCTGATCGAATATAATGCCCGCTTCGGCGATCCCGAATGTCAGGTGCTGATGACCCGCCTGACCAGCGATCTCGGCGAAATGATGCTCGCCTGCGCGAATGGCACCTTGGCCCAAAGCGCGGCCGCAGAGTTCGCAGACGAAACCGCGCTGACAGTGGTGATGGCCGCCGAAGGCTATCCGGCCACGCCCAAAAAGGGCGGTCACATCGATCTCGGCAGCGCCGAAGCAGACGGCGCAAAAGTCTTCCACGCGGGCACAAAACTGGCAGACGGTCAGCTAACCTCCAGCGGAGGCCGCGTGCTGAACGTGACCGCCAAGGGCCGCAACGTCACCGAAGCGAAAACCGCTGCTTACAAAGCAGTGGACGCGATCAATTTCTCTGATGGCTTCTGCCGCCGCGACATCGGCTGGCGCGAAGTGGTGCGGGAGGGCTCCTAA
- a CDS encoding SufD family Fe-S cluster assembly protein: MSELATLPTTRDEDWRYGDGEYLAAADLATIGHWRTLEVPAGETRREVQAHQSGEASVGMTDRLRVHVGKGGRFEAFHSITGGKYQRVEIEVTLEEGAHFEFGGVTVGGDDKVQEFVTRVIHSEPNGTSNQVVRAVQWGKSVGNFLGRIEVVRDAQKTDAGQNFRALLLEKGATANTKPELEIFADDVLCAHGAAIGAMDEQARFYMAARGLAPEVAQRLLVQAFIGDAFAAIEDDDTRERMVEGALAELEDAQIENPA, encoded by the coding sequence GTGAGCGAGCTAGCCACCCTTCCCACCACCCGAGATGAGGACTGGCGCTATGGCGACGGCGAATACCTCGCCGCAGCGGACCTAGCGACCATCGGCCATTGGCGCACGCTAGAAGTGCCCGCCGGCGAAACACGCCGTGAAGTCCAAGCGCACCAATCGGGCGAAGCCTCTGTAGGCATGACCGACCGCCTGCGCGTGCATGTCGGCAAGGGTGGGCGCTTCGAAGCATTTCACTCCATCACCGGCGGCAAATACCAACGCGTTGAGATCGAAGTGACGCTGGAAGAAGGCGCGCATTTCGAATTTGGCGGCGTGACCGTTGGCGGCGATGACAAGGTGCAGGAATTCGTCACTCGCGTGATCCATTCAGAGCCGAATGGCACCTCCAATCAAGTCGTGCGCGCCGTGCAATGGGGCAAGTCGGTCGGCAATTTCCTCGGCCGGATCGAAGTTGTGCGTGACGCGCAAAAAACCGACGCCGGGCAAAATTTCCGCGCCTTGCTGCTGGAAAAGGGCGCGACTGCAAACACGAAACCGGAACTCGAGATTTTCGCGGACGATGTGCTCTGCGCTCACGGTGCTGCCATCGGTGCGATGGACGAACAGGCACGCTTCTACATGGCTGCGCGTGGCCTGGCACCCGAAGTCGCGCAGCGCTTGCTGGTGCAGGCCTTCATCGGCGATGCCTTCGCGGCGATCGAGGATGACGACACGCGCGAGCGGATGGTCGAGGGCGCCTTGGCTGAGCTTGAAGATGCCCAGATCGAGAACCCGGCATGA
- a CDS encoding GNAT family N-acetyltransferase encodes MMAPAPTLTVEMADYGEARDAGEVVRLLDAYACDPMGGGEALNDDVRAKLVSGLAATPGAFSVIARLDGEAVGLANCMTTFSTFAARPIVNIHDMVVLDGHRGHGIGRAMFGAIETEAKSRDACKVTLEVLSGNEPAKGLYASLGYGDYQLDPAAGSALFWQKAL; translated from the coding sequence ATGATGGCACCTGCGCCAACTCTAACAGTCGAAATGGCTGATTATGGCGAGGCTCGCGACGCTGGTGAAGTTGTGCGCCTGCTCGACGCCTATGCCTGCGACCCAATGGGCGGCGGGGAAGCACTTAACGACGATGTGCGCGCAAAGCTCGTATCTGGACTGGCGGCAACGCCCGGCGCATTCTCGGTAATTGCCCGGCTCGATGGCGAAGCGGTTGGCCTAGCCAATTGCATGACAACGTTTTCAACCTTCGCTGCGCGCCCGATCGTGAATATCCATGATATGGTGGTGCTGGATGGCCACCGCGGCCACGGCATCGGTCGTGCGATGTTTGGCGCCATCGAAACCGAGGCGAAATCGCGTGACGCCTGTAAAGTTACGCTTGAAGTGCTGAGCGGTAATGAGCCTGCAAAAGGGCTCTACGCCTCGCTTGGCTATGGTGATTACCAGCTCGACCCTGCCGCAGGTTCAGCGCTGTTCTGGCAAAAGGCCCTATGA